One uncultured Tolumonas sp. genomic window carries:
- a CDS encoding ATP-binding protein: MTEQPHSRIDLQDEIVRLNKIIAALIKQADARNSDKMTDFSLFQSQVMLENEVHNRTEQLENALLKNKQINAELIDTQRKMMEEIEERKLVLLALEQEKAEQKELIQKLEESDRQLRQSEKLASIGQLAAGIAHEINNPMGFITSNLSSLQRYFTHLFQLIALYEKSSAEPANPVLPQQIQSLRDEIDIDFLKEDIGPLFQDSIEGAVRVRRIIQDLLHFSRAGENYWEWANLQDGLNSTLNILSNELKYKADVIREYGDIPQVHCMPAQLNQVFMNMLLNAVHSIDIHGEIRVKTGVHQNQVYISIADTGSGMSPEVKAKIFDPFFTTKRLGTGTGLGLSVAYGIIKKHQGHIDVQSEPGQGSVFTVWLPLSPVIDSDDTH; this comes from the coding sequence ATGACCGAACAGCCGCATTCCCGCATTGATTTACAAGATGAAATTGTCCGCTTAAATAAGATCATCGCCGCATTGATCAAACAAGCCGATGCACGAAACTCGGACAAAATGACTGATTTCAGTCTTTTCCAATCACAGGTCATGTTAGAAAATGAAGTACATAACCGCACGGAGCAGTTAGAAAATGCGTTACTGAAAAACAAGCAAATCAATGCCGAACTCATCGATACACAACGGAAAATGATGGAGGAAATTGAAGAGCGAAAACTGGTCCTTTTAGCGCTGGAGCAAGAAAAAGCAGAACAAAAAGAGTTAATTCAAAAACTGGAAGAAAGCGATCGTCAGCTACGGCAATCTGAAAAATTGGCGTCGATTGGCCAGTTAGCTGCGGGTATAGCCCACGAAATTAATAATCCGATGGGGTTTATCACCTCGAATTTGAGTTCGCTGCAGCGATATTTTACCCACCTATTTCAACTAATTGCACTTTATGAAAAATCATCCGCTGAACCGGCTAATCCTGTTTTGCCGCAACAGATCCAGTCATTAAGGGATGAAATCGATATCGATTTTCTGAAAGAGGATATTGGCCCGCTGTTTCAAGACTCGATAGAAGGGGCTGTCCGCGTCAGGCGGATCATCCAAGACTTACTGCATTTTTCCCGAGCCGGGGAAAATTACTGGGAATGGGCTAATTTACAAGATGGTTTGAATAGCACACTCAACATACTGAGTAATGAACTTAAATATAAAGCTGACGTGATCCGGGAATATGGCGATATTCCGCAAGTTCATTGTATGCCCGCACAACTTAATCAGGTTTTTATGAACATGCTGTTAAACGCCGTACATTCGATTGATATTCATGGCGAGATCCGCGTAAAAACTGGCGTACACCAAAATCAGGTGTATATCTCGATTGCCGACACTGGCAGTGGCATGAGCCCAGAGGTAAAAGCCAAGATTTTTGACCCGTTCTTCACCACGAAACGCTTAGGAACCGGCACAGGTCTAGGTTTATCGGTCGCCTACGGTATTATCAAAAAACATCAGGGTCACATCGATGTGCAAAGTGAACCCGGACAAGGGTCTGTCTTTACCGTCTGGTTGCCCCTTTCGCCCGTGATTGATTCAGACGATACACACTGA
- a CDS encoding FIST N-terminal domain-containing protein: MSEILRAQSHSPDAQTAVTELKEQFRNGSPASLILFFCSCSYDLQQLAESFNTLFPDIQVVGCTAAGEIGPEGYLEHSLTAVLFPKDEFDVVSGSLNQLSDFSETKGTQFVQNLVPQLTSLAQDSHNRYSFAMQLIDGLSKKEELISHCFQKVLGRIPLFGGSAADNLQFAHTYTFHRGKFLENSCVLILFNTNRQFRLFKTQHFSGTSDPLVVTAADIVNRTIIELNGLPAAHVYAQQIGCSVEQLNAQVFAASPVVIKMNGNEYVRSIQKMHADGSLQLYCAIDEGVVLRVANSVNLTTDLDQQFEKLQTALGDISLTLVCDCILRRTDIVKTQQLPAVSDVFVRNQASGFSSFGEQFGGLHLNQTCTGIAFGHGDASS; the protein is encoded by the coding sequence ATGAGCGAAATATTACGGGCACAATCCCATTCTCCCGATGCACAAACAGCGGTTACCGAGCTGAAAGAGCAGTTTCGTAATGGTTCGCCTGCCAGCCTGATTTTGTTTTTCTGTTCTTGTTCTTATGATTTACAACAATTAGCTGAGAGCTTTAATACTTTATTCCCTGATATTCAGGTGGTTGGCTGTACTGCTGCGGGAGAAATCGGACCGGAAGGTTATTTAGAACACTCGTTAACTGCGGTTTTATTTCCCAAAGATGAGTTTGATGTTGTGAGCGGCTCACTCAATCAACTGTCTGATTTCAGTGAAACAAAGGGCACACAGTTTGTACAAAATTTAGTGCCGCAATTAACCTCATTAGCGCAAGATAGCCACAACCGTTACTCTTTTGCCATGCAACTGATTGATGGCTTGTCGAAAAAAGAAGAGTTAATTAGTCATTGTTTTCAGAAGGTCTTAGGGCGCATTCCTCTATTTGGTGGTTCTGCCGCTGATAACTTACAGTTTGCTCACACCTATACCTTTCATCGTGGGAAGTTTTTAGAAAATAGCTGTGTATTAATTTTATTTAACACAAACCGGCAATTCCGTTTGTTTAAAACACAACACTTTTCCGGTACCAGTGATCCACTGGTTGTGACGGCCGCAGACATTGTTAACCGGACAATCATAGAGCTCAATGGATTACCCGCAGCCCATGTTTATGCACAGCAAATTGGCTGTTCTGTTGAACAACTTAATGCGCAAGTTTTCGCAGCGTCGCCGGTTGTTATCAAAATGAATGGCAATGAATACGTTCGTTCGATCCAAAAAATGCATGCTGATGGTAGCTTACAGCTTTATTGTGCTATCGATGAAGGTGTCGTGTTACGGGTTGCAAATAGCGTCAACCTGACTACAGACCTAGATCAGCAATTTGAAAAACTGCAAACCGCACTCGGTGATATATCACTGACGCTGGTGTGCGACTGTATTTTGCGACGGACAGATATAGTGAAGACACAGCAATTGCCCGCGGTAAGTGATGTTTTTGTGCGTAACCAAGCGTCAGGATTTAGTAGTTTCGGAGAGCAATTCGGCGGGTTACATCTTAATCAAACCTGTACCGGTATTGCTTTTGGTCACGGAGATGCCAGCTCATGA